Genomic window (Aquimarina sp. BL5):
TTTTGATAAACGCCTCTGTCTCTCTAGCGGCAGTTCCATTACCTATGGCTATAGCTTCAATTTTATATGCATTTACTAAAGACTTAATCTTTTTTATCCCGTTAGTAGTTTCACGCTGTGGTGGATGCGGATATATATTTTCATTATGTAATAAATCTCCTTGTTCATCTAAACAAACCACTTTACAACCCGATTTAAAACCAGGATCTAATGCCAGAATACGTTTCTGCCCTAATGGAGAAGCTAGTAACAATTGTTTTAGGTTATGAGCAAAAACTGTGATTGCATTGTCATCTGCTTTTTCTTTAGCCTGATTTAATACTTCCGTAGAAATTGCAGGTGTTAATAATCTTTTATACGCATCAGCAATCGCTAGAAACATTTGATCAGTACACGCTTCGATATTGGACTTGATCATAATATCATCTATGATATCTAGTGCATCATTTTCAGGAACCGAAATTTTTACTCTTACTATCTTTTCATTTTCAGCTCTAAGAATGGCTAATAATCTATGCGAAGGACATTTTTGTAGTGGTTCTTCCCACTCAAAATATTGTTGATACTTTTGTGCCTCTTCTTCGTCTTTTTTTGTTTTTACTACTGCAGAAGATATAGCGGCTCTGCGTTGATATAATCTTCGCAATCTATTTCTTACTTTTTCATCTTCACTAATCCATTCTGCAATAATATCTCTTGCTCCTTGTAAAGCTAAGTCCTCATTAATAATTGTACTATTTAGGTATTTAGAAGCTACAAATAGAATTTCTTCTTCACGTTGCTGCATTATGATCTTGGCCAAAGGTTCTAACCCCTGTTCTTTTGCAACGGAAGCCCTAGTCTTACGCTTTTTCTTATAGGGTAGATATAGATCTTCTACTTCAGATAAGGTTTGTGCACTTTCTATACGTTTCTGCAATTCTGGTGTTAGCGCTTCTTGCTCTTTTATACTTGCAAGAACGCTTTCCTTCCTTTTTTGTAAGGCTTCAAAAGCGGTTTTATACTTTACAATTTCGCCAATCTCTACCTCATCGAGATTGCCGGTCATTTCTTTACGATATCTAGAAATAAATGGAATTGTCGCTCCATCATTCAGTAATTCGATGGTTTTAGTGATTTGCTTTTCCGAAACAGGAACCTGTTTCGCTATAAAAGAAACAATATTCATTGGTTACATTTTTTGAACCGCTAAATATATTATAAACCATGTCTAATATCAAAACTTATTGATAATTGGTCTTATCT
Coding sequences:
- a CDS encoding Tex family protein, with the protein product MNIVSFIAKQVPVSEKQITKTIELLNDGATIPFISRYRKEMTGNLDEVEIGEIVKYKTAFEALQKRKESVLASIKEQEALTPELQKRIESAQTLSEVEDLYLPYKKKRKTRASVAKEQGLEPLAKIIMQQREEEILFVASKYLNSTIINEDLALQGARDIIAEWISEDEKVRNRLRRLYQRRAAISSAVVKTKKDEEEAQKYQQYFEWEEPLQKCPSHRLLAILRAENEKIVRVKISVPENDALDIIDDIMIKSNIEACTDQMFLAIADAYKRLLTPAISTEVLNQAKEKADDNAITVFAHNLKQLLLASPLGQKRILALDPGFKSGCKVVCLDEQGDLLHNENIYPHPPQRETTNGIKKIKSLVNAYKIEAIAIGNGTAARETEAFIKKIPFEGPIQVFMVNESGASVYSASKIARAEFPNYDVTVRGAVSIGRRLADPLAELVKIDPKAIGVGQYQHDVDQTKLKSELDTVVMSCVNSVGINVNTASAPLLSYVSGIGDKLAENIVNYRSENGALQSREELKKVPRLGGKAYEQAAAFLRITDPNNPLDNSAVHPERYKLVSKMAKDVGVQLKELIGNKTAITSIKLQNYISENVGLPTLTDIVKELEKPGVDPRKKATVFEFDPNVKTINDLKAGMKLPGIVNNITNFGCFVDIGIKESGLIHISKLANEYISDVNAVVQLNQHLMVTVMSIDLPRKRIQLSLVD